A genome region from Lactobacillus sp. ESL0791 includes the following:
- a CDS encoding type II toxin-antitoxin system HicA family toxin, whose amino-acid sequence MRLIKRNGFVKVSQTGSHTKYTKGAREVIVPMHERELPKGIEHSMMKQAGIK is encoded by the coding sequence GTGAGACTTATCAAAAGAAATGGTTTTGTAAAAGTATCACAGACAGGTTCTCATACAAAATATACAAAAGGAGCTAGAGAAGTTATAGTTCCAATGCACGAAAGAGAATTACCGAAGGGGATTGAGCATTCTATGATGAAACAAGCAGGAATTAAATAA
- a CDS encoding M13 family metallopeptidase, with protein MKKIIGVRGGSGDIIEPKVGTRPQDNMYLAVNSEWIEKTKIPSDRARMASFDGIAVAVEKQLMKDFADFADGKKELPDVPNFDKAVELYKIARDFDKRNRDGATPIKPDLEILEGIKDFADFNLNAPGLATFAALPFSFSVDPDMKNTNVNVLNFGGPGLFLPDTTTYETPDAEKLLAILKKQSVNLLKMAGVSEAQAEKYADDALKFDAKLAKVVKSAEEWADYPATYNPMKIEDFEAKFKNFKIEYYLKEAIGEIPDRIIVAEPRYLDHVNEIINEDNFAEIKGWMLVNFINDVASSLSQEFREAAFPFSQALSGQPELSSGEKQAFHIADGDFSEVVGVYYGKTYFGEDAKKDVTDMIHRMLKVYEERLANNDWLSEATKKQAIVKLKALVLKIGYPDKIEEIYNRLKVIPTSQGGSLYANERAFTIEERKYNIEQLHKEVDRTVWAMPGDLVNACYDPSRNDLTFPAAILQAPFYDLKQDRATNYGGIGSVIAHEVSHAFDNNGSQFDEFGNMRNWWAKEDYAEFKKRTQAEIDIFDGLQYGPVKLNGKQIVSENIADQGGLTAAVEAAKNENEDLKKLFTNFARIWANKQLTESIKTQTAVDVHAPGPLRANVQIQCQDDFYKVFDVKPSDGMWLDPDERVKIW; from the coding sequence ATGAAAAAAATTATCGGTGTTCGCGGCGGCAGCGGCGATATCATTGAACCTAAAGTTGGTACAAGGCCGCAAGACAATATGTATTTGGCAGTCAATTCAGAATGGATTGAAAAGACCAAGATTCCATCTGATCGGGCACGGATGGCATCGTTTGATGGCATTGCTGTTGCGGTTGAGAAGCAGTTGATGAAAGATTTTGCTGATTTTGCTGATGGTAAAAAAGAACTGCCAGATGTTCCTAATTTTGATAAGGCAGTAGAACTATATAAAATTGCGCGGGACTTTGATAAACGTAACCGTGATGGTGCAACGCCAATTAAACCAGATTTGGAAATTCTTGAAGGAATCAAGGATTTTGCTGATTTTAACTTGAATGCACCTGGATTGGCGACCTTTGCTGCTTTGCCATTTTCGTTTAGTGTTGACCCAGATATGAAAAATACCAATGTTAATGTCCTCAATTTTGGCGGACCTGGGCTCTTTTTGCCGGATACAACGACATATGAGACACCGGATGCTGAAAAATTATTGGCAATTTTAAAGAAGCAATCCGTTAACTTATTGAAGATGGCTGGCGTAAGTGAAGCTCAAGCCGAAAAGTATGCGGATGATGCGCTTAAATTTGATGCCAAGTTAGCTAAAGTCGTTAAGTCGGCTGAGGAATGGGCAGATTACCCGGCAACCTATAACCCAATGAAGATTGAGGACTTTGAAGCAAAATTCAAGAACTTCAAGATAGAATATTACCTGAAAGAGGCAATTGGTGAGATTCCAGACAGAATTATTGTGGCTGAACCGCGCTATTTGGATCATGTTAATGAAATTATTAATGAAGATAATTTTGCTGAGATCAAGGGTTGGATGCTCGTCAACTTTATCAACGATGTGGCTTCGAGTTTGTCCCAAGAATTCCGGGAAGCAGCTTTTCCGTTCAGCCAGGCCTTGTCAGGGCAACCGGAACTATCTAGCGGTGAAAAGCAGGCTTTTCATATTGCCGACGGTGATTTTAGCGAAGTTGTCGGTGTTTACTACGGCAAAACCTATTTTGGTGAAGATGCTAAAAAAGACGTGACTGATATGATTCACCGGATGCTCAAGGTTTATGAAGAACGTCTGGCAAATAATGATTGGCTGTCAGAGGCAACCAAGAAGCAGGCAATTGTTAAATTAAAGGCCTTGGTATTGAAAATTGGTTATCCTGACAAGATTGAAGAAATTTACAATCGCTTAAAGGTGATCCCTACTAGTCAGGGCGGCAGTTTGTATGCTAATGAGCGTGCTTTTACCATTGAAGAACGAAAGTATAATATTGAACAATTACACAAGGAAGTCGACCGGACAGTTTGGGCAATGCCAGGGGACCTTGTCAATGCCTGTTATGATCCTTCAAGAAATGATCTGACATTCCCGGCAGCAATTTTACAGGCGCCATTCTATGATCTGAAACAGGATCGGGCGACTAATTATGGCGGCATTGGTTCGGTTATTGCGCACGAAGTTTCCCATGCCTTTGACAATAACGGTTCGCAATTCGATGAGTTTGGCAACATGAGAAATTGGTGGGCCAAGGAAGACTATGCTGAATTTAAGAAGCGGACGCAAGCTGAAATCGATATTTTTGATGGCCTTCAATACGGACCGGTGAAGCTAAACGGTAAACAGATTGTTTCTGAAAATATTGCCGATCAGGGTGGGTTAACTGCTGCAGTTGAAGCTGCTAAGAATGAAAATGAAGATTTAAAGAAGCTGTTTACTAATTTTGCACGGATTTGGGCTAACAAACAATTAACCGAATCAATTAAAACGCAAACAGCAGTAGATGTTCATGCACCAGGTCCACTGCGCGCCAATGTGCAGATTCAGTGCCAGGATGATTTTTACAAGGTCTTTGACGTTAAACCTAGTGATGGCATGTGGCTTGATCCAGACGAGCGGGTTAAGATTTGGTAA
- a CDS encoding MFS transporter: MKLTHGENKDKEIKLHWLLLGELTTWIGSSFVWPLTSVYLNKQLHISLSLIGVVLFCNCASNVLGSLVGGWLYDRCNPYPMIVAGLSLDALILFLMAFFHGWPEYWVWLTLTGFISGWNGTLINSIATSLRRYPGRYVFNIIYFAQNLGTVTGTLAVGYLYDYSIKLLFIIAASLFVVATVNAVINYRPIIAFHKKRQSNVSHEGHKQKAEPMPKNNLLMTIGFSATLIVIWLMYMNWESNLSVYMVSLGIPFHMYSLLWTFNGAIIVIAQIILARYPHLFKNLFHQIIFGTTMFAISFVTLIFARDFAHFALSMFILTLGEATAFPAIPSYVNELSPITSKGKYQGEINVSRGIGQAFGPLFGGAIIDRAGYIPFFITAASGIFLMILLILPLHSKLRKRLKLYK; encoded by the coding sequence ATGAAACTGACACATGGGGAAAACAAAGATAAAGAAATTAAATTACACTGGTTACTGCTTGGTGAGCTCACGACATGGATTGGCTCGAGCTTTGTTTGGCCGTTAACTTCTGTTTATTTGAATAAGCAGTTGCACATCAGCCTGTCGCTGATTGGGGTTGTGCTTTTTTGCAACTGTGCCAGTAATGTTCTGGGTTCGCTTGTCGGCGGCTGGCTTTATGACCGCTGCAACCCCTACCCAATGATTGTAGCCGGGCTGAGCTTGGATGCGCTGATTCTTTTTTTGATGGCCTTTTTTCATGGCTGGCCGGAATATTGGGTCTGGCTAACCCTCACTGGTTTTATCAGTGGCTGGAACGGAACCCTCATTAATTCAATTGCGACTAGTCTGCGCAGGTATCCTGGGCGTTATGTCTTTAACATTATTTATTTTGCACAAAATTTAGGAACCGTAACCGGAACCTTGGCCGTGGGCTACCTGTATGATTACTCGATTAAATTGCTCTTTATCATTGCGGCATCATTGTTTGTAGTTGCTACTGTTAATGCCGTGATTAATTACCGTCCGATTATTGCTTTTCACAAAAAGCGGCAATCTAATGTTAGTCATGAAGGACATAAACAGAAGGCAGAGCCAATGCCGAAAAACAACTTATTGATGACGATTGGCTTTTCTGCTACTTTGATTGTTATTTGGTTGATGTATATGAATTGGGAATCAAATCTGTCGGTTTACATGGTTTCTTTGGGGATTCCGTTTCACATGTACAGTTTGTTATGGACTTTCAATGGTGCGATTATCGTGATTGCGCAAATTATTTTGGCCCGCTACCCGCATCTATTTAAAAACCTTTTCCACCAAATAATCTTTGGGACAACGATGTTTGCTATTTCGTTTGTAACCCTGATTTTTGCGCGCGATTTTGCTCATTTTGCACTTTCAATGTTCATTTTGACGTTGGGCGAAGCCACAGCTTTTCCGGCCATTCCGTCTTACGTTAATGAACTGTCGCCGATTACTAGTAAGGGTAAGTATCAAGGAGAAATTAACGTTTCGCGGGGAATTGGCCAAGCTTTTGGGCCTTTGTTTGGTGGAGCAATCATTGATCGTGCCGGTTATATCCCGTTCTTTATTACGGCTGCTTCTGGCATTTTTTTGATGATTCTTTTGATTTTGCCTCTGCACAGCAAACTGCGTAAGCGGCTCAAGTTATACAAATGA